In Gigantopelta aegis isolate Gae_Host chromosome 14, Gae_host_genome, whole genome shotgun sequence, the following proteins share a genomic window:
- the LOC121388941 gene encoding UDP-glucuronosyltransferase 1A1-like yields MQILIFFAGIQVSMTAKILMTFSPVTSHCLEMATIGNELVKRGHSVAAYVPEDFDTRYCLQNSKIQRITFDVIEHTKSLYKETHSAIVRNIVTREKSMSRSLLDIFVVINSICDSQLSNRDQLDQLKEAGYDVVMTEGLPFAHCYYLVPYYLGVPTVSVSSGFFGFDSGEVFQPYTYPHPLGSYTNEMTTLQRILNSFHYILLTVMLQIFKPPFDLTKYGEPFTDVVPETLIRESSLYLENSDYIADYPKATFPNFVQVGGLTARPPAPLHNDLKTYLDNSTTGVILVSFGSVLKLESSELVQRLISALNQLSYDVIFKLDRNSQEGNIRIVDWLPQNDVLAHSNIRLFVSHCGKNGFFESLYHAVPIICTPLNADAFQTAIKVKHHRIGTAMDILTATSEEMVQTLKSVLNDSSFYSNMRRMSQLFRDRPETGAERGASAIEHVIKYGDKHLKPPTKTLNYFQYTLGELWFVIFTFALLVIYGVLALFRCICCRKSSVSVSVTKKSN; encoded by the coding sequence ATGCAGATTTTGATATTTTTCGCCGGGATCCAGGTGTCGATGACTGCTAAAATTCTAATGACGTTTTCTCCAGTGACAAGTCACTGTCTGGAAATGGCTACCATTGGCAACGAGCTGGTCAAGAGAGGTCACAGCGTGGCAGCGTACGTTCCTGAAGATTTCGATACAagatattgtttacaaaattcgAAGATACAACGTATAACGTTTGACGTGATCGAGCACACCAAGTCTCTTTATAAAGAGACACACAGTGCCATAGTGCGAAATATAGTGAcaagggaaaaaagcatgtctCGAAGTCTTCTGGACATATTCGTGGTGATTAACAGTATCTGTGACAGCCAACTCTCAAACCGGGATCAACTAGATCAGTTGAAAGAGGCCGGATATGACGTAGTAATGACGGAGGGTCTCCCATTCGCCCACTGCTACTATCTTGTTCCGTATTACCTGGGTGTCCCTACGGTGTCCGTTTCTAGCGGGTTTTTCGGTTTTGACAGCGGGGAGGTTTTCCAGCCATACACCTACCCTCATCCACTTGGATCGTACACCAACGAAATGACGACTTTACAAAGAATATTGAACAGCTTCCACTACATTCTTCTAACTGTCATGCTGCAAATCTTTAAGCCTCCGTTTGACCTCACTAAATATGGCGAACCTTTCACGGACGTTGTCCCGGAGACACTGATCCGAGAATCGTCGTTGTATCTCGAGAATTCTGACTATATTGCTGATTATCCGAAAGCTACCTTCCCCAACTTCGTCCAGGTAGGGGGGTTGACAGCTCGCCCCCCAGCACCTCTACATAATGATCTGAAGACATACCTCGACAACTCTACAACTGGAGTCATTCTCGTTTCGTTTGGAAGTGTGTTGAAACTTGAATCTTCTGAGCTCGTCCAGCGATTAATATCTGCTTTGAATCAACTGTCCTATGACGTGATATTCAAACTAGACAGAAACTCGCAAGAGGGTAATATCAGGATTGTAGACTGGTTGCCACAAAATGACGTCCTCGCCCATTCAAACATTCGACTGTTTGTGTCTCACTGTGGTAAAAATGGATTTTTCGAATCCTTATACCATGCTGTTCCCATCATATGCACACCTTTGAACGCCGACGCCTTCCAAACAGCTATTAAAGTCAAACACCACAGAATCGGGACAGCTATGGACATTCTAACTGCCACATCAGAGGAAATGGTTCAAACCTTAAAATCCGTGTTGAACGACTCTTCTTTTTATTCCAATATGCGGCGAATGTCTCAGCTCTTCAGGGACAGACCGGAAACAGGGGCGGAGAGAGGGGCGAGCGCCATAGAACACGTGATCAAGTATGGGGACAAACATCTTAAGCCACCCACCAAAACACTGAACTATTTTCAGTACACACTGGGTGAACTCTGGTTTGTAATATTCACTTTCGCCTTGCTGGTAATCTATGGAGTGTTGGCGCTGTTTAGATGCATCTGCTGTAGAAAGTCTTCTGTGTCGGTGTCAGTTACTAAAAAATCCAATTGA
- the LOC121388833 gene encoding UDP-glucuronosyltransferase 1A1-like has translation MTSHCLEMAAIGNELVKRGHSVSAYVPNFFDTRYCFENSKIQLVTYDVSENNKGVYQSAMRLMERNAITREKHIARVLLDIFEAIHRLCDSQLLNRNQLDLLKQTGYDIVMTEGVPFGQCYYLLAFYLDVPTVSVASGFLGFDSGEVFQPYTYPHPIGSYTNEMTALQRKLNSLHHIILTYFINIFKRPFDVSKYGEPFTDVVTETLMRASSLYLENSDYIADYPKATFPNFVQVGGLTARLPSSLPKDLKTYLDNSKTGVILVSFGSILKLESAEPIKRLVFALNQLPYDVILKSNRNSQEGNVKILDWLPQNDVLAHPNIRLFVSHCGKNGFFESLYHSVPIICTPLNADAFQTAIKAKHHRIGTTMDILTSTTEEMVQTLKSVLNDSSIYSNMRRMSQLFRDRPETGAERGASAIEHVVKYGDKHLKPPTNRLNYFQYTLGELWFVIFSFLSLLIYGVVALFKCIFCNKASESVSSDKKSN, from the coding sequence ATGACAAGTCACTGTCTGGAAATGGCTGCCATTGGCAACGAACTGGTCAAGAGAGGTCACAGCGTGTCAGCGTATGTTCCAAATTTCTTCGACACAAGATACTGTTTTGAGAATTCGAAGATACAACTTGTAACCTATGATGTCAGTGAGAACAACAAAGGAGTTTATCAATCAGCAATGAGACTCATGGAGAGGAATGCAATCACGAGGGAGAAACATATCGCTAGGGTGCTTCTGGACATATTCGAGGCCATCCACCGTCTCTGTGATAGCCAGCTGTTGAACCGAAATCAACTAGACCTGCTAAAACAGACCGGGTATGACATTGTAATGACGGAGGGCGTCCCATTCGGCCAGTGCTACTACCTTCTTGCGTTCTACTTAGACGTTCCCACTGTGTCTGTTGCAAGTGGTTTTCTTGGTTTTGACAGTGGAGAGGTGTTTCagccgtacacctacccacatCCAATTGGCTCTTACACCAATGAAATGACGGCTTTACAGAGAAAACTTAACAGCTTACACCACATTATACTAACCTacttcataaatatatttaaacgtcCGTTTGATGTTTCTAAATATGGCGAACCTTTCACGGACGTTGTCACGGAGACGCTGATGCGAGCATCGTCGTTGTATCTCGAGAATTCTGATTACATTGCTGATTACCCGAAAGCTACCTTCCCCAACTTCGTCCAGGTAGGTGGGTTGACAGCACGTCTCCCATCATCTTTACCAAAGGACCTGAAGACCTACCTAGACAACTCGAAGACTGGTGTGATTCTGGTGTCGTTTGGAAGTATACTGAAACTTGAATCTGCGGAGCCCATCAAACGATTAGTCTTTGCTCTGAATCAACTTCCATATGAcgttattttaaaatcaaacagAAACTCGCAAGAGGGCAATGTGAAGATTCTAGACTGGTTGCCACAAAACGACGTGCTTGCACATCCAAACATTCGACTGTTTGTGTCTCACTGTGGTAAAAATGGATTTTTCGAATCCTTATACCATTCTGTTCCCATCATATGCACACCTTTGAACGCCGACGCCTTTCAAACGGCAATTAAAGCCAAACATCACAGAATCGGGACAACTATGGACATTCTAACGTCCACTACAGAGGAAATGGTTCAAACCTTAAAATCTGTGTTGAACGACTCATCCATTTATTCCAATATGCGACGGATGTCTCAGCTCTTCAGGGACAGACCGGAAACAGGGGCGGAGAGAGGAGCGAGCGCCATAGAGCACGTGGTCAAATATGGGGACAAACATCTTAAACCGCCCACCAACAGACTGAACTATTTTCAGTACACACTGGGTGAACTCTGGTTTGTGATTTTCAGTTTCCTGTCTCTGCTAATCTATGGCGTGGTGGCACTGTTTAAATGCATCTTCTGTAACAAGGCTTCTGAGTCGGTGTCGTCTGACAAAAAATCTAACTGA
- the LOC121389283 gene encoding UDP-glucuronosyltransferase 2B15-like, whose product MNIFHENDTSALRHEQHTHMVTKYSFSVPISASNTMQVLILFAVIQMALTAKVLMTFSPMTSHCLEMAAIGNELVKRGHSVSAYVPNFFDTRHCFQNSKIQLVTYDVSETNKGVYQAAIGAIERNVVTREKSIFQALMQAVVAINSICDSQLSNRDQLDQLKEAGYDVAMTEGLPIAYCYYLVPYYMDVPTVSVGSAFVGFDSGEVFQPYTYPHPIGPYTNEMTALQRILNSLHYLILTLMTPILKSPLDLTKYGDPFTNVVPETLFRESMLYLENSDYIADYPKATFPNFVQVGGLTVRPPSLLPNDLKTYFDNSKTGVILVSFGSMLKLESAEFIQRLVSALNQLPYDIILKSNRNSQADNIRIVKWLPQNDVLAHPKIRLFVSHCGKNGFFESLYHSVPIICTPLNADAFQTAIKVNHHRIGTTMDILTATSEEMVQTLKSVLNDSSISSNMRRMSQLFRDRPETGAERGASAIEHVMKYGGRHLKPPTNRLNYFQYTLGELWFVIFSFILLVIYGVLALFRCICCRKSSVSVSFSKKSN is encoded by the coding sequence ATGAACATATTTCACGAAAATGATACCTCTGCGTTACGGCACGAACAGCACACACACATGGttactaaatatagtttctCCGTTCCTATTTCAGCATCAAACACAATGCAGGTTTTGATACTTTTCGCCGTTATTCAGATGGCCCTGACGGCTAAAGTTCTGATGACGTTTTCTCCAATGACAAGTCACTGTCTGGAAATGGCTGCCATTGGCAACGAACTGGTCAAGAGGGGTCACAGCGTGTCAGCGTATGTTCCAAACTTCTTCGACACAAGACACTGCTTTCAGAATTCTAAGATTCAACTTGTAACCTATGATGTGAGCGAAACCAACAAAGGTGTTTATCAAGCGGCAATTGGTGCCATAGAGAGAAACGTAGTCACGAGAGAAAAGAGTATTTTTCAGGCTCTCATGCAAGCAGTCGTTGCCATCAACAGTATTTGTGACAGCCAGCTCTCAAACCGAGATCAACTAGATCAGTTGAAAGAGGCCGGATATGACGTAGCCATGACGGAGGGTCTCCCAATCGCCTACTGCTATTATCTTGTCCCGTACTACATGGATGTTCCTACTGTATCTGTTGGTAGCGCTTTTGTCGGTTTTGACAGCGGAGAGGTGTTTCAGCCCTACACCTACCCTCATCCAATTGGCCCGTACACTAACGAAATGACAGCTTTACAGAGAATTCTCAACAGCCTGCACTACCTTATTTTGACTTTGATGACACCAATACTTAAAAGCCCGTTAGATCTCACCAAATATGGCGATCCGTTCACGAACGTTGTCCCGGAGACGTTGTTCCGAGAATCGATGCTGTATCTCGAGAATTCTGACTACATTGCCGATTATCCTAAAGCTACCTTCCCCAACTTCGTCCAGGTAGGGGGGTTGACAGTCCGCCCCCCATCACTTCTACCTAATGACCTGAAGACATACTTCGACAACTCGAAGACTGGAGTCATTTTGGTTTCGTTTGGAAGTATGCTGAAATTGGAGTCCGCAGAGTTCATCCAGCGATTAGTGTCTGCTTTGAACCAACTTCCATACGACATCATCTTAAAATCAAACAGAAACTCGCAAGCGGACAATATCAGGATTGTAAAATGGCTGCCACAAAATGACGTTCTCGCCCATCCAAAGATTCGACTGTTTGTGTCTCACTGTGGTAAAAATGGATTTTTCGAATCCTTATACCATTCGGTTCCTATCATATGTACACCTTTGAACGCAGACGCCTTCCAAACAGCCATTAAAGTCAACCACCACAGAATCGGGACAACTATGGACATTCTAACTGCCACATCAGAGGAAATGGTTCAAACCTTAAAATCCGTGTTGAACGACTCGTCCATTTCTTCCAATATGCGGCGGATGTCTCAGCTCTTCAGGGACAGACCGGAAACAGGGGCGGAGAGAGGGGCGAGCGCCATAGAACATGTGATGAAATATGGAGGCAGACATCTCAAGCCGCCCACCAACAGACTGAACTATTTTCAGTACACACTGGGTGAACTCTGGTTTGTGATTTTCAGTTTCATCTTGCTGGTAATCTATGGAGTGTTGGCGTTGTTTAGATGCATCTGCTGTAGAAAGTCTTCTGTGTCcgtttcattttcaaaaaaatccAACTGA